One Stenotrophomonas sp. SAU14A_NAIMI4_5 DNA segment encodes these proteins:
- a CDS encoding two-component system response regulator, which produces MQGASVHSGGVSSLADLPAWSRRQAENALNIVIVDDQTSARTMLRHVIEDIAPELSVHDFGDPLTALAWCESYPVDLLLLDYRMPEMDGLEFARRFRRLPKHRDIPVILITVVGDEPIRQAALEAGVIDFLVKPIRPRELRARCYNLLQLRQQAENVKQRALSLEQRLLASMHEVEERERETLSRLARAIEFRDAGTSAYLERMARVAGLIAEQLGLPEEEVKLIEMAAPLHDMGKIAIPDAVLLKQGKLNDEELAIMRRHPRIGHELLSGSQNRFIQVGALIALRHHERYDGSGYPDGLVGDAIPLEARIVAVADVFDALISPRPYKEAWTMEATLAYLYAQRGRLFDPRCVDALLRGREQLEQICAEHSTASARPGMGA; this is translated from the coding sequence ATGCAGGGTGCCAGTGTGCACAGCGGCGGGGTATCCTCGCTGGCTGATCTTCCAGCGTGGTCGAGAAGGCAGGCAGAGAACGCCTTGAACATCGTCATCGTCGACGACCAGACGTCCGCAAGGACGATGCTGCGCCATGTCATTGAAGACATCGCGCCCGAATTGAGCGTGCACGACTTCGGTGATCCGCTCACCGCGCTTGCGTGGTGCGAGTCGTACCCGGTCGATCTGCTGCTGCTGGATTACCGCATGCCGGAGATGGACGGGCTGGAGTTCGCCCGCCGTTTCCGCCGGTTGCCCAAGCACCGCGACATCCCGGTGATCCTGATCACCGTGGTCGGCGACGAGCCGATCCGGCAGGCCGCCTTGGAAGCGGGCGTGATCGATTTCCTGGTCAAGCCGATCCGGCCGCGCGAACTGCGTGCGCGCTGCTACAACCTGCTGCAGCTGCGCCAGCAGGCCGAGAACGTGAAGCAACGTGCGCTGTCGCTGGAACAGCGGCTGCTGGCCAGCATGCACGAGGTGGAGGAGCGCGAACGCGAGACCCTTTCGCGGCTGGCGCGCGCCATCGAGTTCCGTGATGCCGGCACCAGTGCCTACCTCGAGCGCATGGCGCGCGTGGCCGGGCTGATCGCCGAGCAGCTGGGCCTGCCCGAAGAGGAGGTCAAGCTGATCGAGATGGCCGCCCCGCTGCACGACATGGGCAAGATCGCCATTCCCGATGCGGTGCTGCTCAAGCAGGGCAAGCTCAATGACGAGGAACTGGCGATCATGCGCCGGCATCCGCGCATTGGCCACGAACTGCTGAGTGGCAGCCAGAACCGCTTCATCCAGGTCGGCGCGTTGATCGCGCTGCGCCACCACGAACGCTATGACGGCAGCGGCTATCCCGATGGCCTGGTCGGCGACGCGATTCCGCTGGAAGCGCGCATCGTCGCCGTCGCCGATGTCTTCGACGCGCTGATCTCACCGCGCCCGTACAAGGAAGCATGGACGATGGAAGCGACCCTGGCGTACCTGTACGCCCAGCGCGGCCGCCTGTTCGACCCGCGCTGCGTGGATGCGCTGCTGCGGGGCCGCGAGCAGCTGGAACAGATCTGCGCCGAGCATTCCACCGCCTCGGCGCGGCCGGGGATGGGCGCGTGA
- the lysS gene encoding lysine--tRNA ligase, whose protein sequence is MSEATDTPPVDENKLIAERREKLKALRGQGIAYPNDFRREDFAGQLQADFADAGTWTAEALEGNGRQVKMAGRLMAKRIMGKASFAQIQDESGRIQLFLQGGALGDAYTAFKGWDVGDIIAVEGALTRTKTGELSVKAESIRLLTKSLRPLPDKWHGLADVEQRYRQRYVDLIVTPESRAVFIKRSKIIRAMRAWLDNRDFLEVETPMMHYIPGGAAAKPFTTHHNALDLDLYLRVAPELYLKRLTVGGLERVYEINRNFRNEGVSTRHNPEFTMMELYEAYATYTEIMDLTEGVIRDVATTVNGGTEVEWDGAKIDLGPAFRRWRMDEAVRHHNPEISAADCTDREALLRHCERLKIRVKPSYGWGKLLLEIFEATVEHTLIQPTFITDHPVEVSPLARANDNDPGYTDRFELFVNGKELANGFSELNDPEDQAQRFQAQVAAKEGGDDEAMHYDADYIRALEYGMAPTGGLGIGVDRLVMLLTGSSSIRDVLLFPYMRPEQ, encoded by the coding sequence ATGAGCGAAGCTACCGATACCCCCCCCGTCGACGAAAACAAGTTGATCGCCGAGCGCCGTGAGAAACTCAAAGCGCTGCGTGGGCAGGGCATCGCGTACCCGAACGACTTCCGTCGCGAGGACTTCGCCGGGCAGCTGCAGGCAGACTTCGCCGATGCCGGGACCTGGACCGCCGAGGCCCTGGAAGGCAACGGCCGCCAGGTGAAGATGGCCGGCCGCCTGATGGCCAAGCGCATCATGGGCAAGGCCAGCTTCGCCCAGATCCAGGACGAATCCGGCCGCATCCAGCTGTTCCTGCAGGGCGGCGCCCTGGGCGACGCCTACACCGCCTTCAAGGGCTGGGACGTGGGCGACATCATCGCCGTCGAAGGCGCCCTGACCCGTACCAAGACCGGCGAGCTGTCGGTCAAGGCCGAATCGATCCGCCTGCTGACCAAGTCGCTGCGCCCGCTGCCGGACAAGTGGCACGGCCTGGCCGACGTCGAGCAGCGCTACCGCCAGCGTTACGTCGACCTGATCGTGACCCCGGAATCGCGCGCGGTCTTCATCAAGCGCTCCAAGATCATCCGCGCCATGCGCGCGTGGCTGGACAACCGCGACTTCCTCGAAGTCGAGACGCCGATGATGCATTACATCCCCGGCGGCGCGGCGGCCAAGCCGTTCACCACCCACCACAACGCGCTGGACCTGGACCTGTACCTGCGCGTGGCGCCGGAGCTGTACCTCAAGCGCCTGACCGTGGGTGGCCTGGAGCGCGTCTACGAGATCAACCGCAACTTCCGCAACGAAGGCGTCAGCACCCGCCACAACCCGGAATTCACCATGATGGAGCTGTACGAGGCCTATGCCACGTACACCGAGATCATGGACCTGACCGAGGGCGTGATCCGTGACGTGGCCACCACCGTCAACGGTGGCACCGAAGTGGAGTGGGACGGCGCGAAGATCGACCTGGGCCCGGCCTTCCGCCGCTGGCGCATGGACGAGGCGGTGCGTCACCACAACCCGGAAATCTCGGCCGCCGACTGCACCGACCGCGAGGCGCTGCTGCGCCATTGCGAGCGCCTGAAGATCCGCGTCAAGCCGTCCTACGGCTGGGGCAAGCTGCTGCTGGAGATCTTCGAAGCGACCGTCGAACACACCCTGATCCAGCCCACCTTCATCACCGACCACCCGGTGGAGGTCTCGCCGCTGGCCCGTGCCAACGACAACGATCCGGGCTATACCGACCGCTTCGAGCTGTTCGTCAACGGCAAGGAGCTGGCCAACGGCTTCTCCGAGCTGAACGACCCGGAAGACCAGGCGCAGCGCTTCCAGGCCCAGGTGGCCGCGAAGGAAGGCGGCGACGACGAGGCCATGCATTACGACGCCGACTACATCCGTGCGCTGGAGTACGGCATGGCACCGACCGGCGGCCTGGGCATCGGCGTGGACCGCCTGGTGATGCTGCTGACGGGCAGCAGCTCGATCCGCGACGTCCTGCTGTTCCCCTACATGCGTCCCGAGCAGTAA